The genomic segment CAATGACGCTTATTGTTTGTTGGTAAAGGAGTTCTGAGAGTGAATAGATTACAGAAAATTCTGACAGCTGCGCAAATCAGGTCTCTTGAAGAAAAGACGCACCAAAATGGCGTTAGTTATACTGATATGATGCACAGAGCCTCAGAGGTTGTGTTTCACTTTATTAAGGCTCATTATCGCCCAGGAAAAATGTGTGTGCTTTGTGGTCCAGGACATAATGGTGGTGATGGGATTGCAACAGCTCTTTTATTGAAAAATGATGGATGGTCAGTTGATGTGATAGCTGATACCGCTCAACTCTCTAAAAAATCTAAAGAGATTCAACATTTTTTTGATGCTTGGACAGGGCCTATTTTGCCAATCACGTCAGAGATCCCTCACGATGCAGAACTCATTTTGGATGCCTTGTTTGGTTTTGGTCTTGATAAGCCTGTTGACAAGGATTACGCTTCATTAATTAAGCGCGCTAATCAACATCATGCGCATCGGATTTCTATTGATATGCCTTCTGGTATCAATAGTGACACGGGAGCAGTGATGGGCATTGCTCTTGAGGCAAATCATACAATTACATTTCAGTATCCAAAACCAGGGCAGTTTTTATTGCCAGGTAAAGAATATTGCGGCTATTTAACGATAGAGCCGATTGGGCTTGTAAAGCCAGATTCCTCTGAGATGATTTTAAATGAGCCTGTTTTTTGGCAAGATCATTTACCAAATCCAAAACTCTCTGATCATAAATATACCAATGGTCATTTAGGGGTGTTCTGTGGAGATGTGATGACAGGAGCCCCCCGTCTGGCTGCTGATGCCTCGCGCTATATTGGGACAGGGCTTGTGACTTTGCTTGCGCCAAAAGGGTCAGTTGATATTTATGCTGAAACGATGCCTGGTTGTTTAGTCACAGAGTACTCCTCTCTTGCCAGTATTGACAAAATTCTATCAACAAAATCATTTACAGCTTTTGTGATTGGGCCGGGGCTTTCTGGCAATCAAAAAACAGCTTCCCTTGTGATGCGTGCCTTAAAGACCAAAAAGCCATTATTGTTAGATGCAGGCGCTTTGACTTGTTTTAAAACTGAATCTGCCCGATCCTCTTTTCTGAAGACTTTGCATGATAAATGTTTATTGACGCCTCATGAGGGTGAGTTCCATGCTTTGTTCCCTGAGATAGATAAGGGACTTTCAAAAATGGATAAGGTTCGTCTTGCCATGCAAAAAATGCAAGCAGCGATTCTGCTTAAGGGAAACGATAGTTTGATTGTGCAGAAAGGCAAACCGATTGTGATCAATCATAATGCACCGCCTTTTTTAGCAACAGCGGGATCAGGTGATGTTCTCTCAGGCGTTGCAGGTGGGTTTATGGCAAAACAGATACCTGCGCATATGGCAGGGGCAATGGCAACCTGGTTTTCTGGCGTTGCTGGGTCTTACTTAGGTTTTGGATTGATTGCTGAAGAATTGCCGATGGCAATTCGGCAGATATTGCGCAGTCTGCTTTTCCCAGGCAAGGGGCAGGAGTTTTCTCAGGATAGAGAATTGCCGTAAGGGGGGATGGCTTTCTGATTCCTGCTCTTGTTTTTCATCCCTGCGGAGGTGTACGGACCGGAGACATAGGTAACGAATGTGCGAAGACATGGGGCAGGAGTTTTCTCAAGATAGAGAATTGAGACTGCTGCGAAAATCTAATCCGCGTCACTCAGAGGGCTCTCGGAAGTAGAAAAAAGTGAAGTCTTCGTTGATGTTTAGCAGAGATTCCACGTCGTCCCTTGAGGGGACGACTCTGAATGACGTTTCTCTGCTCAACTCATAAACTCCTCGAATCGTGCATTAGCTTCTTCGTGTCAGAAAATTGCTTTTTGGCGGGGTTAACAAATTTTTCCAGCCCATAAATTTTCTAAAAACTCTTCTATTGGAAAAACTTCAATTGTTATATTGTCTGTGGACATCATTCTTTTTCGCGGTTCAAAGCTGACCATAATTCGTCTTTCTGTTTTATTTTCTTTTGAAAATTCAATTAATCCTCGTATATCTTTTTTTTCGATAGGTTGTGACGTTTTAACTTCAATGGCTACAGTACCTTGTTTTAAAATGAAATCAACTTCGATTCCAGATTTTGTGCGCCAATATTTAATATCAAAGTCTGCATGAGTTAGCTCTTTATAAGCTAAAAGTTCAAGAAAAATATAATGTTCAACGGCATGGCCAACATCAGGTCCTTTAAGAGCTGTAAATGTTGAATTGTTCTTTAGCGCTCTCACAATACCTGTGTCAAAAAAATAAAATTTGGGGGCGCTTGTGATTAATTGCCTGCTTATGCTTTTGGCGTAAGGAAATATAAGATAGCCAACGAGCATATCTAAAAGTAACTCAACATAAGACTGTATGGTCTTAACGCTAACACCTGCTTCGCGACCAATATTGCTATAGTTGACTATCTCGCCGTTTGAGTATGCAATTGCCTCTAAAAAGCGTCCAAATGCGCCTAATTGACGTACTCTACTTTCCCATTGAACTTCAGGAATTAAATAATCTGCAAGATATCCTTCTAATAAACGTTTTGGTTGGTGTTCGTTAAGGTAATGAGCGGGTAGCAACCCGTGATTTAGTGTACGTAACAGATCAAATTTTTTGATCTCAGGAAAGCATAGAGGGAGAAAAACTTGTCTCCAGGCGCGTCCACCGAGAAGATTAGCTCCTTCATGTTTTAATCGTCTTAAACTTGACCCGCATAAGATAAATGAACAATTTTTTGGTCCATTTTCGAT from the Alphaproteobacteria bacterium genome contains:
- a CDS encoding ATP-binding protein — translated: MLKRYLDLKLPKKQSLFLWGARKTGKSTYLKSHYPDSLWIDLLKNDTFLRYNKQPHLLREEILSTPDEILEAPIIIDEIQKIPSLLDEIHWLIENGPKNCSFILCGSSLRRLKHEGANLLGGRAWRQVFLPLCFPEIKKFDLLRTLNHGLLPAHYLNEHQPKRLLEGYLADYLIPEVQWESRVRQLGAFGRFLEAIAYSNGEIVNYSNIGREAGVSVKTIQSYVELLLDMLVGYLIFPYAKSISRQLITSAPKFYFFDTGIVRALKNNSTFTALKGPDVGHAVEHYIFLELLAYKELTHADFDIKYWRTKSGIEVDFILKQGTVAIEVKTSQPIEKKDIRGLIEFSKENKTERRIMVSFEPRKRMMSTDNITIEVFPIEEFLENLWAGKIC
- a CDS encoding NAD(P)H-hydrate dehydratase; translated protein: MNRLQKILTAAQIRSLEEKTHQNGVSYTDMMHRASEVVFHFIKAHYRPGKMCVLCGPGHNGGDGIATALLLKNDGWSVDVIADTAQLSKKSKEIQHFFDAWTGPILPITSEIPHDAELILDALFGFGLDKPVDKDYASLIKRANQHHAHRISIDMPSGINSDTGAVMGIALEANHTITFQYPKPGQFLLPGKEYCGYLTIEPIGLVKPDSSEMILNEPVFWQDHLPNPKLSDHKYTNGHLGVFCGDVMTGAPRLAADASRYIGTGLVTLLAPKGSVDIYAETMPGCLVTEYSSLASIDKILSTKSFTAFVIGPGLSGNQKTASLVMRALKTKKPLLLDAGALTCFKTESARSSFLKTLHDKCLLTPHEGEFHALFPEIDKGLSKMDKVRLAMQKMQAAILLKGNDSLIVQKGKPIVINHNAPPFLATAGSGDVLSGVAGGFMAKQIPAHMAGAMATWFSGVAGSYLGFGLIAEELPMAIRQILRSLLFPGKGQEFSQDRELP